Proteins encoded in a region of the Triticum dicoccoides isolate Atlit2015 ecotype Zavitan chromosome 3A, WEW_v2.0, whole genome shotgun sequence genome:
- the LOC119270818 gene encoding GATA transcription factor 17-like — protein sequence MSPAEMESHKMVEVEAAADPEERTASGDPKACDDCNTTKTPLWRGGPNGPKSLCNACGIRYRKRRRVAMGLDPEAKRKPKRDDAALSKAEASSTKEEEEEEEEKASTNKIKTKTTTHTVELHMVGFAKDAVLKQRRRMRMRRRKPSCLGEEERAAILLMSLSSGVIYA from the exons ATGTCGCCGGCGGAGATGGAGTCCCACAAGATGGttgaggtggaggcggcggcggatcctGAGGAGCGCACCGCCTCCGGTGACCCCAAGGCCTGCGACGACTGCAACACCACCAAGACGCCGCTCTGGCGCGGCGGACCCAACGGACCAAAG TCGCTGTGCAACGCGTGCGGGATCCGGTACCGCAAGAGGCGGCGGGTGGCCATGGGGCTCGACCCGGAGGCCAAGAGGAAGCCCAAGAGGGACGACGCCGCCCTATCCAAGGCGGAGGCTTCTAgtaccaaggaggaggaggaggaggaggaggagaaggccaGCACCAACAAGATCAAGACCAAGACGACTACTCACACCGTGGAGCTCCACATGGTGGGGTTCGCCAAGGACGCGGTGCTCAAGCAACGGCGCAGGATGCGGATGCGGCGGAGGAAGCCGTCGTGCCTGGGCGAGGAGGAGCGGGCCGCCATCCTCCTCATGTCCCTCTCCTCAGGCGTAATATACGCCTGA